From the Desulforhopalus sp. genome, one window contains:
- the typA gene encoding translational GTPase TypA has translation MEQKKIRNVAIIAHVDHGKTTLVDQLFKQSGMFRDNQEVTERLMDSMDLERERGITITAKNGSYQYKDYWINIIDTPGHADFGGQVERVLQMADGALLLVDAQEGPMPQTYFVLKKALQNKLPVIVVINKIDKPAARCSWVVNEVFDLFVKLDAPDDVLDFPVVYASAKNGYSLLNPEDPVEKATGMAHISQMIVDHTPAPSGSSEASLQMQVGTIDYSPYLGRLGIGKVVNGTMRLNQPIVVARRDGSISPVRISKIFRFECDAKVAVESAGVGEIVAVAGMDDVTVGVTFTDPDNPQPLPLITIDPPTISMNFIPNDSPFAGKEGKFVTSRHIGDRLQREVLADVALHYEVLTDAVGFKVSGRGELHLSILIEKMRREGYEFQVTRPRVIMKEEDGKLLEPYERLTVDVDELYQGAVIEKLGKLKGQMEEMDTSRGMVRLVFTIPTRGLLGYRSQFMTDTKGMGMMAYVFSEYGPYAGDIVNRVNGVLVVKDPCTAVAFALFNLQERGKLFIHPGAPLYQGQIIGENSRSVDMVVNPGKGKKLTNMRASGTDEAVVLTPPVAMTLEDCIAYINDDELVEVTPASIRLRKRPEVKIKG, from the coding sequence ATGGAACAGAAGAAGATTCGCAACGTGGCGATCATTGCCCACGTTGATCATGGCAAGACAACCCTGGTAGACCAGCTTTTTAAACAATCCGGGATGTTCCGCGACAACCAGGAGGTCACCGAAAGGTTGATGGACTCCATGGATCTGGAGCGGGAGCGCGGCATCACCATTACCGCCAAAAACGGTTCCTACCAGTACAAAGACTATTGGATCAACATTATTGATACCCCGGGCCATGCCGACTTTGGCGGTCAGGTTGAGCGTGTATTGCAGATGGCCGACGGCGCCCTGCTTCTCGTCGATGCCCAGGAAGGGCCGATGCCGCAGACCTATTTTGTTCTAAAAAAGGCCCTGCAGAACAAGCTGCCGGTCATTGTCGTCATCAATAAGATCGACAAACCGGCCGCCCGCTGCAGCTGGGTGGTCAACGAGGTCTTCGATCTCTTCGTCAAACTTGACGCCCCGGATGATGTTCTTGATTTTCCGGTGGTGTACGCCTCGGCCAAGAATGGCTACTCCCTCCTTAATCCCGAGGATCCGGTGGAGAAGGCGACCGGTATGGCCCATATCAGCCAGATGATCGTCGATCACACCCCCGCCCCCAGTGGCTCCAGCGAGGCGAGTCTGCAGATGCAGGTCGGAACCATCGATTATTCTCCCTACCTGGGACGCCTTGGTATCGGCAAGGTGGTTAACGGCACGATGCGCCTCAATCAACCCATCGTTGTCGCCCGGCGCGACGGCTCCATCAGCCCGGTGCGGATCTCCAAGATCTTCCGTTTCGAGTGTGATGCCAAGGTGGCGGTCGAGTCGGCGGGTGTCGGCGAGATTGTCGCGGTTGCCGGCATGGACGATGTGACCGTCGGAGTCACCTTTACCGATCCCGACAATCCCCAGCCGCTGCCGCTGATCACCATCGATCCGCCGACCATTTCCATGAACTTCATCCCCAACGATTCGCCCTTTGCCGGCAAGGAGGGGAAATTCGTCACCTCCCGGCATATCGGCGATCGTCTGCAGCGCGAGGTCCTGGCCGATGTCGCCCTGCACTACGAGGTGCTGACCGATGCGGTGGGCTTCAAGGTTTCCGGTCGCGGCGAGCTGCATCTATCCATCCTCATTGAGAAAATGCGCCGTGAGGGCTATGAATTCCAGGTCACCAGGCCGCGGGTCATCATGAAGGAGGAAGACGGCAAATTGCTTGAGCCCTACGAACGGCTTACCGTCGATGTTGATGAACTGTATCAGGGCGCGGTAATCGAAAAGCTCGGCAAACTGAAAGGCCAGATGGAAGAGATGGATACCAGCCGCGGCATGGTCCGCCTGGTTTTCACCATCCCGACCCGCGGCCTGCTCGGCTACCGTTCACAGTTTATGACCGATACCAAGGGCATGGGCATGATGGCCTATGTCTTTTCCGAATACGGACCTTACGCCGGCGACATCGTCAACCGGGTCAACGGTGTTTTGGTGGTCAAGGACCCTTGCACAGCGGTGGCTTTCGCCTTATTTAATCTCCAGGAGCGCGGCAAACTCTTCATTCATCCCGGCGCTCCCCTGTACCAAGGGCAGATAATCGGCGAAAACAGCAGGTCGGTCGATATGGTGGTCAATCCGGGAAAAGGCAAAAAGCTCACCAATAT